From one Rhizobium sp. CIAT894 genomic stretch:
- a CDS encoding PhzF family phenazine biosynthesis protein encodes MNTLPYVTVDVFTSTRFEGNPLAVISDARGLSDAAMQRIATEFNYSEVTFVLPPEDPENSARVRIFTPTMEIPFAGHPNVGTAYVLGQQVEIFGKPVGDKLRFEEEAGIVEVELRRGEGRVAATAIRAPQPLTVGDTIAEEIIARCIGLEPGVIVKTIHAPVFASVGLNFAVAELSGLEALSAARPNLAGFQAAAGRQTTSGHDFSLFVYARAPENPWAIRARMFAPLDNVPEDPATGSASAALGAYLVTLAPEADMSARMTIEQGVEMGRRSVITLDVAKSGGIVTDVVISGSCVSVMRGEIILRD; translated from the coding sequence ATGAACACCCTCCCCTACGTCACCGTCGATGTCTTCACGTCCACCCGTTTCGAGGGCAATCCGCTTGCCGTCATATCGGATGCCCGCGGTCTGAGCGATGCGGCGATGCAGAGGATCGCCACCGAGTTCAACTATTCCGAAGTCACCTTCGTCCTGCCGCCTGAAGACCCAGAGAATTCCGCCCGCGTGCGCATCTTCACTCCGACGATGGAGATCCCCTTTGCCGGCCATCCGAATGTCGGCACTGCCTATGTGCTCGGCCAGCAGGTGGAGATCTTCGGCAAGCCGGTCGGCGACAAGCTGCGCTTCGAGGAAGAAGCCGGCATCGTTGAGGTTGAGCTGAGACGCGGCGAAGGAAGGGTCGCGGCAACAGCCATCCGCGCGCCGCAGCCGCTGACGGTCGGCGATACCATTGCCGAGGAAATCATCGCCCGCTGCATCGGGCTCGAACCCGGCGTCATCGTCAAAACCATCCACGCCCCGGTCTTCGCCTCGGTCGGCCTGAACTTCGCTGTCGCCGAATTGAGCGGGCTCGAGGCGCTCTCCGCCGCCCGCCCGAACCTTGCCGGTTTCCAGGCCGCCGCCGGCCGGCAGACGACGAGCGGCCACGACTTCTCGCTCTTCGTCTATGCCAGGGCACCCGAAAATCCGTGGGCTATCCGCGCCCGCATGTTCGCGCCGCTGGACAACGTGCCCGAAGATCCGGCAACCGGCAGCGCTTCGGCCGCTCTCGGCGCCTATCTCGTCACGCTGGCGCCGGAGGCCGATATGAGTGCCCGCATGACCATCGAACAGGGCGTCGAAATGGGCCGCCGCAGCGTCATCACCCTCGACGTCGCAAAATCCGGCGGCATCGTCACCGATGTCGTGATCTCGGGAAGCTGCGTTTCCGTCATGCGCGGCGAAATCATCCTGCGGGACTGA
- a CDS encoding MFS transporter — MKRNLLSVAALLFGTLFLFMGNGLQGILLPVRGNLEGYATTTLGLLGTSWAGGFVIGCLVAPKLVRRVGHVRAFSGFISIIAIIALVSGIIIHPVWWVVLRAVTGFSTAGTSMIIESWLNERASNESRGAIFSLYIGITLLGVVGGQMMIPLEDVRTPVLFMICGIFYCIAMLPTTLSTAASPQPLKAVRLDLPALYRNSPVSCLGILLVGIANGAYGTLGAVFGAGAGLSDTSIAVMMSATIFAGALMQLPAGRLSDRIDRRYVLAAMSAIAAVAGLLIFLLHPTSPALLIGLVVLYGAVANTLYPIAVAHANDFAAAEDFVKVSGGLLLLYGIGTVIGPTIGGPVMSVITPHALFLVTAVAHVLITVYAIIRSRIRAAVPAGDRDAYTTIPTGTSPMLTPQSMSLADRGPKPPETGKAAETGKSPESGDPAVKFG; from the coding sequence ATGAAGAGAAACCTGCTGTCCGTCGCCGCTTTGCTCTTTGGCACGCTCTTTCTTTTCATGGGCAATGGTCTGCAGGGCATCCTGCTCCCCGTGCGCGGCAATCTCGAAGGTTATGCAACGACGACGCTCGGTCTGCTCGGCACCTCGTGGGCGGGGGGCTTCGTCATCGGCTGCCTGGTGGCGCCGAAACTGGTGCGCCGCGTCGGCCATGTCAGAGCCTTCTCCGGCTTCATTTCGATCATCGCCATCATCGCGCTGGTCAGCGGCATCATCATCCATCCGGTCTGGTGGGTGGTGCTGCGCGCCGTCACCGGCTTCTCCACCGCCGGCACCTCGATGATCATCGAAAGCTGGCTGAACGAGCGCGCCAGCAATGAGAGCCGCGGCGCGATCTTCTCGCTCTATATCGGCATCACGCTGCTCGGCGTCGTCGGCGGCCAGATGATGATCCCGCTCGAGGATGTGCGCACGCCGGTGCTGTTCATGATCTGCGGCATTTTCTATTGCATCGCCATGCTGCCGACGACGCTTTCGACCGCCGCTTCGCCGCAGCCGCTGAAGGCGGTGCGCCTCGACCTCCCGGCGCTCTATCGCAATTCGCCCGTCTCCTGCCTCGGCATCCTGCTCGTCGGCATCGCCAACGGTGCCTATGGCACGCTCGGCGCCGTCTTCGGCGCCGGCGCCGGCCTCTCCGACACCAGCATCGCCGTCATGATGAGCGCAACCATCTTCGCCGGCGCGTTGATGCAGCTGCCGGCCGGCCGGCTTTCCGATCGCATCGACCGGCGCTACGTGCTCGCCGCCATGTCGGCGATCGCAGCCGTTGCCGGCTTGCTGATCTTCCTGCTCCACCCGACATCTCCAGCCTTGCTGATCGGGCTCGTCGTTCTCTACGGCGCGGTGGCGAACACGCTCTATCCGATCGCCGTCGCCCATGCGAACGACTTCGCTGCGGCGGAGGATTTCGTCAAGGTCTCCGGTGGCCTGCTGCTGCTCTACGGCATCGGCACGGTGATCGGTCCGACGATCGGAGGCCCCGTCATGTCGGTGATCACCCCGCATGCGCTCTTCCTCGTTACCGCCGTCGCCCACGTGCTGATCACCGTTTATGCCATCATCAGGAGCCGCATCCGCGCCGCCGTCCCGGCCGGCGATCGCGACGCCTACACGACGATCCCGACCGGCACCTCGCCGATGCTGACGCCGCAGAGCATGTCGCTTGCCGATCGCGGCCCCAAACCTCCTGAAACCGGCAAGGCTGCTGAAACCGGGAAGTCTCCCGAAAGCGGCGATCCTGCTGTAAAGTTCGGCTAG
- a CDS encoding DUF1192 domain-containing protein has translation MSFIDDDRPQKKLAHEIGTDLSMLSVDELKARVELLKTEIARLEAEAARKASGRQAAENFFRS, from the coding sequence ATGAGCTTCATCGACGACGACCGGCCGCAGAAAAAACTCGCCCACGAGATCGGCACCGATCTCTCCATGCTTTCGGTGGACGAATTGAAGGCGCGAGTGGAATTGCTGAAGACGGAAATCGCAAGACTCGAAGCCGAGGCCGCGCGCAAAGCTTCCGGGCGGCAGGCGGCGGAAAACTTCTTCCGCTCCTGA
- a CDS encoding DUF1465 family protein — MSEVGLNTISFAGRAAASSQFKALYAEGMSLVEETAAYLDGQGRAASKVLPRMASVLYAAESMRLTTRLMQMASWLLLQRAVNNGEMSRDQVLAEKNKVRLDGFNVDRAAPGWGDLPESFRDLVERSLRLQNRIALLDREIYRPSEAVIVHDNQNSVQAQLSLLQTAFGNN, encoded by the coding sequence ATGTCGGAAGTTGGATTGAACACGATCAGTTTTGCGGGCCGCGCCGCTGCATCCTCGCAGTTCAAGGCACTTTATGCGGAAGGCATGTCGCTGGTCGAAGAAACTGCCGCCTATCTGGATGGCCAGGGTCGCGCCGCTTCCAAGGTTCTGCCGCGGATGGCCTCGGTTCTCTACGCTGCGGAATCGATGCGTCTCACCACCCGCCTGATGCAGATGGCCTCCTGGCTGCTGCTGCAGCGCGCTGTCAACAATGGCGAAATGTCCCGCGACCAGGTCCTAGCCGAAAAGAACAAGGTCCGCCTCGACGGCTTCAACGTCGACCGCGCCGCGCCCGGCTGGGGCGACCTGCCGGAATCCTTCCGCGACCTCGTCGAGCGCTCTCTGCGTCTGCAGAACCGCATTGCTTTGCTCGACCGCGAGATCTACCGCCCGTCCGAAGCCGTGATCGTTCATGATAATCAGAACAGCGTCCAGGCCCAGCTTTCCCTGCTGCAGACTGCCTTCGGCAACAACTGA
- the rpmE gene encoding 50S ribosomal protein L31 codes for MKAGIHPDYHMIKVVMTDGTEYETRSTWGSEGAVMNLEIDSKSHPAWTGGNQQLMDRGGRVSKFNKRFGGLGL; via the coding sequence ATGAAGGCAGGCATCCATCCCGACTATCACATGATCAAGGTGGTCATGACCGATGGCACCGAATACGAAACCCGCTCGACCTGGGGTTCGGAAGGCGCTGTCATGAACCTCGAAATCGATTCCAAGTCGCACCCGGCCTGGACCGGCGGTAACCAGCAGCTCATGGACCGCGGCGGCCGCGTATCCAAGTTCAACAAGCGTTTCGGCGGCCTCGGCCTCTAA